A genomic region of Arachis stenosperma cultivar V10309 chromosome 9, arast.V10309.gnm1.PFL2, whole genome shotgun sequence contains the following coding sequences:
- the LOC130949538 gene encoding uncharacterized protein LOC130949538, translating to MDHSVALQSNPTNTKLLASNATLQAENQRMAEPLAEMLNNGEEKNDNKKVNNNLHEEQQPKSNVKTGEAPPKTKRQRTSPFSEEIMNFKISKYFTLRMTLTPYKGIGDPKVHVNKFESMMFLNSDSDPILCRSFSTFLDRAALLWFSNLPAGSISSFDEFAKLFINHFTASKIYVRDSYYLSTIKQGQHEILKDYITCFTTAAMEIPDLNPKVQLHAIKSGLRLGKFQEAIAVSKPKTLEEFRDKATGQIEIEELHEARRIERPSSQKKEEKPLR from the exons ATGGATCATTCAGTAGCTCTCCAATCCAACCCAACCAATACGAAACTCTTGGCTTCCAATGCTACTCTACAGGCGGAAAACCAACGAATGGCCGAACCGTTAGCAGAAATGCTGAACAACGGTGAAGAAAAGAACGATAATAAGAAGGTCAATAACAACCTCCATGAGGAACAACAGCCAAAGTCGAACGTGAAGACAGGAGAAGCACCTCCCAAGACAAAAAGACAACGGACTAGCCCTTTTTCCGAAGAAAtaatgaatttcaaaatttctaAATATTTTACACTCCGAATGACTTTGACACCATACAAGGGGATCGGAGATCCTAAAGTTCATGTCAACAAATTTGAATCTATGATGTTTCTCAATAGTGACTCCGATCCCATTTTGTGCCGatctttttcaacttttttAGATAGAGCTGCTTTATTATGGTTTTCTAACTTACCTGCAGGTTCGATATCCAGCTTTGACGAATTTGCCAAATTATTCATAAACCACTTTACAGCATCCAAAATCTACGTGCGAGACTCATATTATCTTAGTACGATCAAGCAAGGACAACACGAGATTCTGAAAGACTACATCACGTGCTTCACAACAGCGGCCATGGAAATCCCAGACCTCAATCCAAAAGTACAACTACATGCAATAAAGAGTGGCCTCCGACTTGGGAAATTCCAGGAAGCAATAGCAGTCTCAAAGCCGAAGACATTGGAAGAATTTAGGGACAAAGCAACTGGAcaaattgaaattgaagaattaCATGAAGCTCGGAGAATTGAAAGACCATCATctcaaaagaaagaagagaaacctCTTAG GTGA